In Kushneria marisflavi, the following are encoded in one genomic region:
- a CDS encoding YciI family protein yields the protein MLYAIIGEDVDESLAARQSVRPEHLARIEALRDEGRLVLAGPFPAVDGLDPGEAGFTGSLIVAEFDSLEQARAWADDDPYVGAGVYAQVSVRPFKKVLP from the coding sequence ATGCTGTATGCCATCATCGGAGAAGATGTGGATGAAAGCCTCGCGGCGCGACAGAGCGTGCGTCCGGAACATCTGGCGCGTATCGAAGCCCTGCGCGATGAGGGACGGCTGGTGCTGGCAGGCCCGTTTCCCGCCGTGGACGGCCTTGACCCAGGCGAGGCCGGCTTCACCGGCAGCCTGATCGTGGCCGAGTTTGATTCGCTGGAGCAGGCCAGAGCCTGGGCCGACGATGATCCCTATGTCGGCGCAGGGGTTTATGCACAGGTCAGCGTCCGTCCGTTCAAAAAAGTGCTGCCCTGA
- a CDS encoding response regulator produces the protein MRVLIVEDDPMVMKLNVDYLTRVGDMSLVGRCSDVTTALVVLERETVDVVLLDVYLGKRSGLEVAGWLRERDIDTDIILITAASETETVREARRLGVNDFLVKPFEFKRFREALETCRQRRDALDILSDQVDQQTLDTLFRADSNAPRRLNGLPKGLTAHSLAQVCEAILALPQDEFSTEGLAEVAGMSRVSIRKYLKYLANLGFLTESFAYGQVGRPSFSYRCLDREALERIVN, from the coding sequence ATGAGAGTACTGATCGTAGAAGATGACCCGATGGTCATGAAGCTCAACGTCGACTATCTCACCCGGGTCGGCGACATGTCGCTGGTGGGGCGCTGTAGCGATGTGACCACGGCGCTGGTGGTACTGGAGCGTGAAACCGTCGATGTGGTGCTGCTGGATGTCTATCTGGGCAAGCGCAGCGGTCTGGAAGTGGCTGGCTGGCTGCGTGAGCGTGACATCGATACCGACATCATTTTGATCACGGCCGCCTCGGAAACCGAAACGGTGCGTGAGGCCCGGCGACTGGGCGTTAACGACTTCCTGGTCAAGCCCTTCGAGTTCAAGCGCTTTCGTGAAGCCCTCGAAACCTGCCGTCAACGCCGTGACGCGCTCGATATTCTGAGTGATCAGGTGGACCAGCAGACGCTGGACACCCTGTTTCGTGCCGACAGTAACGCGCCAAGGCGTCTCAACGGTCTGCCCAAGGGATTGACCGCCCATAGCCTGGCGCAGGTCTGTGAGGCCATTCTGGCCCTGCCTCAGGATGAGTTTTCCACCGAAGGGCTGGCCGAGGTGGCCGGCATGTCTCGCGTGTCGATCCGCAAGTATCTCAAGTATCTGGCCAATCTGGGATTTTTGACCGAGTCCTTCGCCTATGGTCAGGTGGGGCGGCCCTCGTTTTCCTACCGCTGCCTGGATCGCGAGGCACTGGAGCGCATCGTCAACTAG
- a CDS encoding septation protein A translates to MKMLIDFLPIAIFVLVYQMTKDIVLATAVLIPATIVQVLFTWWRWRKVEKMHLVTLALVVLLGGATVILGDGDFIKWKPTVVNWLFAVAFLLSPLFGGKSLIQRMMEKNLTLPAAVWMRLNLAWVVFFLAMGAINIAVFMHFSEEVWVNFKLFGMMGLTILFILVQGVYLARHLPDEKKTIHSTGTDSKEK, encoded by the coding sequence ATGAAAATGCTGATCGACTTTCTGCCGATCGCCATCTTCGTTCTGGTCTATCAGATGACCAAGGATATCGTGCTGGCCACCGCCGTGCTGATTCCGGCCACCATCGTACAGGTGCTCTTCACCTGGTGGCGCTGGCGCAAGGTTGAAAAAATGCATCTGGTGACGCTGGCGCTGGTCGTGCTGCTGGGCGGTGCCACTGTCATTCTGGGCGATGGCGACTTCATCAAGTGGAAGCCGACCGTGGTCAACTGGCTCTTTGCCGTGGCCTTTCTGCTCTCGCCCCTGTTTGGTGGCAAATCGTTGATCCAACGGATGATGGAAAAGAACCTGACCCTGCCGGCAGCGGTCTGGATGCGGTTGAATCTGGCCTGGGTGGTCTTCTTTCTGGCCATGGGCGCCATCAACATCGCCGTATTCATGCATTTCAGCGAGGAAGTGTGGGTCAACTTCAAGCTCTTTGGCATGATGGGCCTGACGATCCTGTTCATCCTTGTTCAGGGCGTCTATCTGGCTCGCCACCTGCCTGACGAGAAAAAGACGATCCATTCCACCGGCACCGACTCAAAGGAGAAGTAA
- a CDS encoding L-threonylcarbamoyladenylate synthase, giving the protein MSQFFSLHPETPQKRLLTQTREILEKGGVIAYPTDSGYALGCLPGNKKGVERIKRLRNLDDKHNFTLMFPDLNEIGTYARMDSPIFRVLKAHTPGAYTFILDATNEVPRLLLHPKRRTIGIRVPDHRITRDILETVGAPLMSVTFIAPDETLPMTDAEDIRDRFGSQLDAIIDGGACPMEPTTVLDMRTLPPEVLRQGRGDVSAFG; this is encoded by the coding sequence ATGAGCCAGTTCTTTTCCCTGCACCCGGAAACCCCGCAAAAGCGTCTTCTGACCCAGACGCGCGAGATCCTTGAAAAGGGAGGCGTCATTGCCTACCCGACCGACTCCGGCTACGCGCTGGGCTGTCTGCCGGGCAACAAGAAGGGCGTGGAGCGGATCAAGCGTCTGCGTAACCTTGATGACAAGCACAACTTCACCCTGATGTTTCCCGATCTCAACGAGATCGGCACCTATGCACGCATGGACAGCCCGATCTTTCGAGTGCTCAAGGCGCACACGCCGGGTGCCTATACCTTCATTCTGGATGCCACCAACGAAGTGCCGCGACTGCTGCTGCACCCCAAGCGTCGTACCATCGGCATTCGCGTACCGGATCACCGGATCACCCGCGACATTCTGGAAACCGTTGGAGCACCGTTGATGAGCGTGACCTTCATCGCGCCGGACGAGACCCTGCCCATGACGGACGCCGAAGACATTCGTGACCGCTTCGGGTCGCAGCTTGATGCCATCATCGATGGTGGTGCCTGTCCCATGGAGCCGACCACGGTGCTGGACATGCGAACCCTGCCGCCTGAAGTGCTCCGGCAGGGCCGGGGGGATGTCAGCGCCTTTGGCTGA
- the mnmC gene encoding bifunctional tRNA (5-methylaminomethyl-2-thiouridine)(34)-methyltransferase MnmD/FAD-dependent 5-carboxymethylaminomethyl-2-thiouridine(34) oxidoreductase MnmC — protein sequence MSFNHSRAPFALQPAQLHWRDDNAPEAVDYGDVYFSREDGRRETEHVFIAGNHLTARWHDWHQARPFVIGETGFGSGLNVLCAAHAFLAHAPATARLHVVSTEQHPFTAEDLARALGHHEDFAGLVSPLIDQWPPAVRGIHRLALHERITLDLHLGDATESLEQLEGRVDAWFLDGFAPSKNPAMWSEPLFAALAGASWEGTTFSTFTCAGVVKRGLRQAGFEIKKVPGFGRKREMLSGHMPGLTPEHERHSMRRRQTPWVIDAAPRQASQNDHIAVIGAGIAGTSVAHALARRGRRITLIDPTPPGSGASGNRQGALYIRPAVEVNDQSRFYLAALQYTQRFLSRIDPKQTLWYPTGVLQLATSDREAERQQRCLRHWQLPESVVRGVDRDEAARLAGQTLAEEVRHGLYYADAGWVRPDRLCAWLAGAPGITCHQASLEALAATDTGHDLTLSDGTHLSADHVVLACADGASTLPAASFLPLQAVRGQVSHYQLDENAQALSPQCVVCAGGYAPPAWDNVQSLGASFSPNDRDLALREEDDAFNLGELTRTLPRLAAALETSKALPSRSGLRCASPDKSPYAGGLPRSEEWETSYARLGFDATRVPETLGCYHSGLWVTLAHGSRGLVSAPLIAELLASRICEEPLPLPDSLVDHLNPGRRLIRAIIRREAR from the coding sequence TTGTCCTTTAATCACTCCCGGGCGCCCTTCGCCCTTCAGCCGGCGCAGCTGCACTGGCGCGACGATAACGCTCCTGAAGCCGTTGATTACGGTGATGTCTACTTCTCCCGGGAAGACGGCCGCCGTGAAACCGAACACGTCTTTATTGCGGGCAACCATCTCACGGCACGCTGGCACGACTGGCATCAGGCCCGCCCCTTTGTCATTGGCGAGACCGGCTTTGGCAGCGGCCTCAACGTACTGTGTGCCGCTCACGCCTTTCTGGCGCACGCCCCGGCCACGGCTCGCCTGCACGTGGTTTCGACCGAGCAGCACCCGTTCACGGCCGAGGATCTTGCTCGGGCACTGGGCCACCATGAGGATTTTGCCGGTCTGGTCTCTCCCCTGATCGATCAGTGGCCGCCAGCCGTGCGTGGCATTCATCGCCTGGCATTGCACGAGCGCATCACACTGGATCTTCACCTCGGAGACGCCACCGAAAGCCTTGAACAGCTGGAAGGCCGGGTGGATGCCTGGTTTCTGGACGGGTTTGCGCCGTCCAAAAATCCCGCCATGTGGTCGGAGCCGCTCTTTGCCGCGCTGGCGGGCGCCAGCTGGGAAGGGACGACGTTTTCAACCTTCACCTGCGCCGGCGTGGTCAAGCGGGGGCTGCGCCAGGCCGGCTTCGAGATCAAAAAGGTGCCGGGATTTGGCCGCAAGCGCGAGATGCTCAGCGGCCATATGCCGGGCCTGACACCGGAACATGAACGCCACTCGATGCGACGACGCCAGACGCCTTGGGTCATTGATGCCGCACCGCGCCAGGCCAGCCAGAACGACCATATTGCCGTGATTGGGGCCGGCATTGCCGGGACCAGCGTGGCTCATGCGCTGGCACGGCGCGGGCGCCGTATCACCTTGATCGACCCGACTCCGCCGGGCAGTGGCGCTTCGGGTAACCGTCAGGGCGCGCTCTATATTCGCCCGGCCGTCGAGGTCAACGATCAGAGCCGGTTCTATCTCGCTGCCCTTCAATACACCCAGCGCTTTTTAAGCCGGATCGACCCAAAACAGACGCTGTGGTATCCGACCGGGGTACTGCAACTCGCGACCAGCGACCGTGAAGCCGAGCGCCAGCAGCGCTGCCTGCGTCACTGGCAGCTGCCCGAGAGCGTGGTACGCGGGGTTGATCGTGATGAGGCAGCAAGGCTTGCAGGGCAAACACTGGCCGAAGAGGTGCGCCATGGGCTGTATTACGCAGACGCAGGCTGGGTGCGTCCGGATCGGCTCTGCGCCTGGCTGGCCGGGGCACCGGGGATCACCTGCCACCAGGCATCGCTTGAGGCGCTGGCCGCAACGGACACGGGGCATGATCTGACCCTCAGCGATGGAACGCACCTGAGTGCCGATCACGTAGTGCTGGCCTGTGCCGACGGTGCCAGCACGCTACCGGCGGCTTCCTTTCTGCCACTTCAGGCCGTTCGCGGTCAGGTCAGTCACTATCAGCTCGATGAGAACGCGCAGGCCCTGTCGCCACAATGTGTCGTCTGCGCCGGCGGCTACGCCCCGCCTGCATGGGACAACGTGCAGAGCCTCGGGGCATCGTTTTCCCCCAACGACCGCGATCTGGCGCTGCGTGAAGAGGATGACGCCTTTAATCTCGGCGAACTGACGCGCACGCTACCCCGGCTTGCCGCGGCCCTTGAAACCTCGAAGGCACTGCCCTCACGCAGCGGCCTTCGCTGTGCCAGCCCCGACAAGTCGCCCTATGCCGGCGGCCTGCCACGCAGTGAAGAGTGGGAAACGTCCTATGCCCGGCTGGGATTTGATGCCACCCGCGTGCCGGAGACGCTCGGGTGCTATCACTCGGGACTTTGGGTAACCCTGGCCCACGGTTCGCGCGGGCTGGTCAGCGCCCCACTCATTGCCGAGCTTCTGGCCTCTCGCATCTGCGAAGAGCCGCTGCCCCTGCCCGATTCTCTGGTAGACCACCTCAACCCCGGGCGTCGCCTGATTCGCGCCATCATCCGTCGCGAAGCACGATAA
- a CDS encoding PHP domain-containing protein — protein MNAQDTISSSPGPGLSVFDPGMTLEQAAHIDLHMHSTASDGRLAPQDVMALCHQRGLTCAALTDHDTIDGVEAAAGEARTLGMTLVPGVELSTRWQGVGIHVVALWHGQAQAPMTALLEHLAHARHERALEIARRLEKVGLDHALERAREQNPDARLLGRPDFARALVDAGLVPDMARAFKRYLGAGKTGDVKVHWPTLEETLESIHKAGGVAIVAHPLRYGLTRRRLGLLLDEFSELGGEGAELISGYQNDDRSRDLASLLAKRRLYASLGSDFHYQGGALAPGTLSAVPRSQLVPIWQHPRLVPAFARP, from the coding sequence ATGAACGCGCAGGATACCATCTCGTCATCGCCTGGCCCCGGATTGTCTGTCTTTGATCCCGGCATGACGCTCGAGCAGGCCGCTCATATCGATCTTCACATGCACTCCACGGCCTCCGACGGCAGACTCGCACCGCAGGATGTGATGGCGCTATGCCATCAGCGCGGCCTGACCTGCGCGGCGCTGACCGATCACGATACCATCGATGGTGTCGAGGCAGCAGCAGGTGAGGCCCGCACACTTGGCATGACGCTGGTGCCCGGCGTCGAGCTGTCCACTCGCTGGCAGGGGGTGGGCATTCATGTGGTCGCGCTGTGGCACGGTCAGGCTCAGGCGCCAATGACCGCGCTGCTTGAGCATCTCGCCCACGCACGTCATGAGCGGGCGCTCGAAATCGCCCGGCGGCTTGAGAAGGTCGGCCTTGATCATGCGCTCGAACGGGCGCGTGAACAGAACCCTGATGCCCGACTGCTGGGACGTCCCGACTTTGCCCGGGCGCTGGTGGATGCAGGACTGGTGCCGGATATGGCACGGGCCTTCAAGCGCTATCTGGGGGCCGGAAAGACTGGCGATGTGAAGGTGCACTGGCCCACACTGGAAGAGACGCTCGAGAGCATTCACAAGGCCGGTGGCGTGGCGATCGTGGCGCATCCTTTGCGTTACGGTCTGACCCGTCGGCGGCTGGGGCTTTTGCTTGATGAGTTCAGCGAACTCGGGGGCGAGGGCGCCGAGCTGATCAGCGGTTATCAAAACGATGACCGCAGTCGTGACCTGGCCTCGCTTCTGGCCAAACGACGGCTTTATGCCTCGCTGGGCAGTGACTTTCACTATCAGGGCGGGGCGCTGGCCCCGGGCACCCTGAGTGCCGTGCCACGCAGTCAGCTGGTGCCTATCTGGCAGCATCCGCGGCTGGTACCCGCCTTCGCAAGGCCCTGA